Within the Cupriavidus malaysiensis genome, the region GGCCACGCCTCGCTGCGGCTGGCCGGCGGCGCCGGACTGGTTGCCGCGCTCGCGCTGGGCTGGGTGCTGGTGCGCCGCCAGCATGGCCGCCCCGCCCCGCTGGTGCCGGTGGACCTGTTCCGCAGCCGCGCCTTCACGCTGGCGGTGGGCACGTCGTTCTGCTCCTTCATGACGCAGATGCTGTCCTTCGTCGCCATGCCCTTCTACCTGGAGTACCAGCTCGGCCGCTCGCTGCACGAGACCGGCCTGCTGATCACGCCCTGGCCGCTGATGGTGGCATTGATGGCCCCGGTCTCGGGACGGATGTCGGACCGCTACCCGGCCAGCGTACTGGCCGGCGGCGGCCTGGGCCTGCTCGCCACGGGCCTGCTGAGCCTGGCGCTGCTCGACAAGAACGCCGGCAATGTCGACGTGATGTGGCGCATGGCGATGTGCGGGCTCGGCTTCGGCCTGTTCCAGTCACCCAACAACCGCGCCATGATCGGCGCCTCGCCGCCCGAGCGCAGCGGCGGCGCCAGCGGCGCGCAAGCGACCACGCGCCTGCTCGGCCAGACCACCGGCACCGCGGTGGTCGCGCTGCTGTTCAGCCTCGACCGCAGCGGCGCGGCACGCATGGCGCTGGTCGTCGCGGCCTCGGTGGCCACGCTGGGCGCGGTGGTCAGCCTGAGCCGGCTGCGCGACGACAAGGCAACGACGCACGGCCACGCGGCGGCGGAACCGGACGCCTGAGCATCCCAGCGACGCCAACAAGGCCAACAAGGCACGCCAAGCATAGTGTCTTGGCGCCCTCTCACCGCACGGAGAGAGGGCGGGGAGAGGGGTGGTTTAGCAAGGCGCCACGCAAAACGAAGCCGTCGGTGTGATCCAGCACGCGAGCACAAAAGCGAAGCCGTCGGTGTGATTCCCGCCACCGCGGCACCGAAAGCGCCCGCACCCCCACCACTCAATCCGCCTTCGCTCCCGAAGCCTTGATCACCTTGGCCCACTTGGCGATCTCACTGCGCTGGAAGGTGGCCAGCCGCTCCGGCGAGCCGAGCATCGGTTCCAGCCCCAGCGTCTTCATCTTGGCCTGCACGTCCGGCAGGCTGTAGACGCGGTTGGCCTCCGCATTGAGCTTGTCCTGCAGTTCCTTGGGCAGGTGCGCGGGCGCGAAGATGGCGAACCAGGAATCGGCATCGAAGCCCGGCAGGCCCTGCTCGGCCAGCGTGGGGATGTCGGGCGCCGAGGGCGAGCGCTTGAGGCTGGTCACGCCCAGCGCGCGCAGCTTGCCTTCGCGCACCACCGGCAGCGCCGACGGCAGGTTGTCGAACATCATGCTGATGTGGCCGCCGAGCAGGTCGGGCAAGGCCATCGCGCGGCCCTTGTAGGGGACGTGGGTCAGCTTGACGCCGGCCAGGGTATTGAACATCTCCCCGGCCACATGCGGCGAGGTACCGACCCCGGGCGTGCCGAAGGTCAGCGCGCCCGGCCGGGTCTTGGCCAGCGCGATCAGCTCGGCCACGTCCTTGGCCGGCACCGAGGGATTGACCACCAGCACGTTGGGCGTGGACGCCACCAGGATGATGGGGGTGAAGTCCTTGACCATGTCATACGGCATCTTGCTGTAGAGCGAGCCGTTGATCGAGTGCGTGCCGACCGTGCCCAGCACCAGCGTATAGCCGTCGGCAGGCGAACGCGCGGCCGCTTCGGCGCCGATATTGCCGCCCGCGCCGGGCTTGTTGTCGACCACCACCGGCTGGCCGAGCGCCGACTTCTCGGCGAACAGGCGGGCCAGGATATCGGGCGCGCCGCCGCCGGGGAAGGTCACCACCATCCGGATCGGCTTGCTCGGGTAGGTGTCGGCGTGCGCCGGAGCGGCGGCCACGACGGCAAGGGCGGCGGCGGCGAGGGCCGTGCGCCAGGACTGGATTCGCATGCTGTTGTCTCCTGCAGGCCCGCTTCTGCCGGGGGCCTTGCCAAGTTGGCTTCGGTTCGTGAGAGGGCGTGGCGCGGCCCGCCCGGGCCGCGCCACGTCCGCGCGGGGAGCCGGCCCCGTCAGACGGGCAGGTTGCCGAACTCCTGCATCACTTTATCGTGCAGGCGGCGCATGCCCTTGAGCCAGCGGTCGTAGTCCTGGCCCTTGCGGCGGTAGTACTCCAGTACTTCGGGGTGGGGCAGGACCAGGAAGCGCTCGTCGGCGATGCCCTCCAGCGTGACCGCGGCGACATGCTCCGGCGTGACCGAGCCATCCTGCAGGAAGCCCTTGCGCTCGCCCTTTTCGCCATACAGCATCTTGGTCTGCACGCCCTGCGGGCAGATGCAGCTGACCTTGATGCCGCGGTCACCGTAGGTGATCGACAGCCACTCGGCAAAGCCGATGGCGGCGTGCTTGGTGACCGCATAGGGCGCCGAGCCGATCTGCGACAGCAGGCCGGCCGCCGACACGGTGTTGACGAAATAACCGTCGCCACGCGCCAGCATCTGCGGCAGCACCGCGCGTGCCGCATGGATGTGGGCCATCACGTTGATCTCCCAGATGCGCTGCCATTCCTCCGCGCTGGCGTCGAGCGCCTTGCGCAGGATGATGCCGGCGTTCGAGCAGAACACGTCGACCTGCCCGAAGCGGCGGGTCGCCTCGTCGGCCAGCGCCTGCACCGCGGCGGCATCGGCCACGTCGGTACGGCGGGCGAAGACCTCGCAGCCCGGCGCCTCGGCGGCCGCGGCTGCGGCGACCTGCTCGGCGCCGTCGGCGTCGATGTCGGCCACGGCCACGCCGCGCGCGCCGGCGCGGGCGAAGGCCAGCACCAGCGCGCGGCCGATGCCGGTGGCACCGCCGGTCACGAC harbors:
- a CDS encoding MFS transporter, which gives rise to MPSHQGLPHPQRAWAVLTVFSGLVLAVLDGSIANIALPSISRQLGAAPADTIWVVNGYQLAVTVCLLPLSSLGDILGYKRVYRAGLAIFLLASLLCALSVNLPMLVAARVLQGLGGAGIMSVNTALVRFIYPPRSLGRGIGLNALVVGITTAIGPSLGALILSVADWPWLFAVNVPVALLALTLSRRSLPETPPQPRDFDYPSAALSAVVFGLFILGVDGLGHASLRLAGGAGLVAALALGWVLVRRQHGRPAPLVPVDLFRSRAFTLAVGTSFCSFMTQMLSFVAMPFYLEYQLGRSLHETGLLITPWPLMVALMAPVSGRMSDRYPASVLAGGGLGLLATGLLSLALLDKNAGNVDVMWRMAMCGLGFGLFQSPNNRAMIGASPPERSGGASGAQATTRLLGQTTGTAVVALLFSLDRSGAARMALVVAASVATLGAVVSLSRLRDDKATTHGHAAAEPDA
- a CDS encoding SDR family oxidoreductase, with the protein product MDIRNKTVVVTGGATGIGRALVLAFARAGARGVAVADIDADGAEQVAAAAAAEAPGCEVFARRTDVADAAAVQALADEATRRFGQVDVFCSNAGIILRKALDASAEEWQRIWEINVMAHIHAARAVLPQMLARGDGYFVNTVSAAGLLSQIGSAPYAVTKHAAIGFAEWLSITYGDRGIKVSCICPQGVQTKMLYGEKGERKGFLQDGSVTPEHVAAVTLEGIADERFLVLPHPEVLEYYRRKGQDYDRWLKGMRRLHDKVMQEFGNLPV
- a CDS encoding tripartite tricarboxylate transporter substrate binding protein, encoding MRIQSWRTALAAAALAVVAAAPAHADTYPSKPIRMVVTFPGGGAPDILARLFAEKSALGQPVVVDNKPGAGGNIGAEAAARSPADGYTLVLGTVGTHSINGSLYSKMPYDMVKDFTPIILVASTPNVLVVNPSVPAKDVAELIALAKTRPGALTFGTPGVGTSPHVAGEMFNTLAGVKLTHVPYKGRAMALPDLLGGHISMMFDNLPSALPVVREGKLRALGVTSLKRSPSAPDIPTLAEQGLPGFDADSWFAIFAPAHLPKELQDKLNAEANRVYSLPDVQAKMKTLGLEPMLGSPERLATFQRSEIAKWAKVIKASGAKAD